A genome region from Geobacter pickeringii includes the following:
- a CDS encoding carbohydrate-binding protein — MVPMVDLVGKLRSMAMTMVSLSLAVAAFAVPVAAADKEQPAVTQGELAMRLVKELGLEKGLPAEPKPSDYQTILGGRRQYRFEAEDVYDAEGDSVSVKNYPLYGPFSGRGWVSGLAVATTVKFTVFLPRDGEYQLKVSSRGDGQIWQAGGRELPVSTGGAFREAVAGRIPLKAGTQIITVQLPPEGGVDWFALAADDLPPVEPLAGWRPDAPLTWGEMAEVFAALLGAERKLPMDKGVGSRTIAAHGVARLPVGAAVTTATFLGPFTPPQWVRAGAGGAVIEVPLVLDATGVYDLRVRLLGEPVIMDLDGRRFERPGKPFLAWYDLGTMRLREGRHLLKLVLPPMGGVDVVEIVKRKSSPADFLAVVGLTGNPQAPVSRAEFENTLNGMLSRLRGGN; from the coding sequence ATGGTGCCGATGGTCGATCTGGTGGGTAAGCTTCGTTCTATGGCGATGACGATGGTGAGCCTTTCGCTTGCCGTGGCCGCGTTCGCGGTACCGGTGGCTGCCGCCGACAAGGAACAGCCCGCCGTGACGCAGGGTGAGCTGGCGATGAGGCTCGTCAAGGAGCTGGGGCTGGAAAAGGGGCTCCCTGCCGAACCGAAGCCGTCCGACTACCAGACGATCCTTGGCGGCAGGCGCCAATACCGCTTCGAGGCTGAGGATGTCTATGATGCGGAAGGTGACAGCGTCTCCGTGAAGAATTATCCGCTCTACGGCCCTTTCTCCGGCAGGGGATGGGTGAGCGGCCTCGCCGTCGCGACGACGGTCAAATTCACCGTCTTTCTCCCCCGTGACGGAGAGTACCAACTGAAGGTGAGCTCCCGTGGCGATGGCCAGATCTGGCAGGCCGGCGGCAGGGAGCTCCCGGTCAGCACGGGGGGAGCGTTTCGGGAGGCAGTGGCGGGACGGATCCCGCTCAAGGCGGGGACCCAGATCATTACCGTCCAGCTCCCCCCCGAGGGGGGGGTCGACTGGTTCGCGCTGGCTGCCGACGACCTCCCTCCGGTGGAGCCGCTGGCCGGCTGGCGCCCCGATGCTCCTCTGACCTGGGGAGAGATGGCCGAGGTGTTTGCCGCGCTCCTCGGCGCCGAACGGAAACTGCCGATGGATAAGGGGGTGGGGAGCCGGACAATCGCCGCCCATGGTGTGGCACGGCTTCCCGTCGGTGCCGCCGTCACCACGGCCACCTTCCTCGGCCCCTTCACCCCGCCGCAGTGGGTCCGGGCCGGGGCCGGCGGCGCCGTCATCGAGGTTCCGCTGGTGCTCGATGCGACCGGCGTGTACGACCTTCGGGTGCGGCTACTGGGGGAGCCGGTCATCATGGACCTTGACGGCAGGCGGTTCGAGCGCCCCGGCAAACCGTTTCTCGCCTGGTACGACCTCGGCACCATGCGCCTGAGGGAAGGGCGTCATCTCCTCAAGCTCGTCCTCCCTCCCATGGGTGGGGTGGACGTCGTTGAGATCGTGAAGCGAAAGAGCTCCCCTGCCGATTTCCTCGCCGTCGTCGGCCTGACCGGCAATCCCCAGGCTCCGGTGAGCCGCGCCGAGTTCGAGAACACCCTGAACGGGATGCTGAGCCGGCTTCGCGGCGGCAACTAG